The window TTGAAAAAAATAAAGATGACATTATTCAGTATGAAGAGTACATGATGGAAGATGCTGAATATGTTATATTCTCTTATGGAAGTACAGCCAGATCTTCAAAGCAGGCGGTTATGGACCTTAGAGAAAAAGGTATAAAAGCAGGACTATTCAGAGCCATTACAATCTGGCCTTTCCCTGAGGATAGAATCAGAGAATTAGCTCAAAAATCAAAAGGAATTCTTGTGGCTGAGATGAACCTTGGACAGATGGTACTTGAGGTTGAGCGTATTGCCAACGGAAGCTGTCCTGTAAAATTAATGGGTAAAGGTAACGGAGAGTTCATAAGCCCTGCTGAAATAGTTGAAAAATTTGGGGAGGTAATGTAATAATGGATACTTGTAAAAATAAAAGCTATTATAGAGAAGATAAATTACCTCACATCTGGTGTCCTGGATGTGCTCACGGTATAGTAATGCACGCACTGGTTAACGCCATAGAAAATATAGGTCTAAATAAAGACGACGTATGTGTAGTATCTGGAATAGGATGTTCATCTAGAGCTCCTGGATATTTAGACTTCAACACTTTACATACTACTCACGGAAGATCTCTTGCATTTGCTACAGGGATAAAGATGGCAAAACCTGGTATGAAAGTAATCGCACTAGGAGGAGACGGTGACTTCACTGCAATCGGAGGTAACCACTTAATCCATGCTGCAAGAAGAAACATCGACATCGCAGCAATTATTTTTAACAACAACATCTACGGAATGACAGGAGGTCAATTCTCTCCTACTACTCCTGTTGGTGATTATGCTACTACGACTCCAACTGGAAATATCGATCCGAACTTTGATATAGTAAAGCTTGTAGACGGTGCCGGAGCTAGTTATGTTGCAAGAGGTACTGCATATCACTTTGATGCTCTTGTAAAATTATTTGAAAATGCCATCAACCACAAAGGATTCTCTCTTGTAGAGGCAGTAAGTACTTGTCCTACAAGTTACGGAAGAAAAAACAAAGGATTCAAGGGAAATCCTGCAGCTATGCTTAAGTATATGAGAGACAACACTGTTCCTGTGGCTGCTGTTGCAAAACTTCCAAAGGAAAAAGTAGAAGGAAAGCTTGTTATCGGAGAATTCAAAAATGAGCAGAGACCTGAGTACACAGAAGAATATCAAAAAATCATAGATAAAGTAAGAGGGGTGTAAGAAATGGCAAAGGAAATCAGATTAAGCGGTTCAGGTGGACAGGGTCTTATTTTGGCAGGTATCATCCTTGCAGAAGCTGCCTTACATCAGGGTAAAGTAGCTGTTCAGTCACAATCTTACGGTCCTGAGGCAAGAGGAGGAGCCAGTAAGTCAGAGGTAATCATAAGTGATACTGAGATTCTTTACCCGAAGGTAAATCATTCTGATATATTTCTTTCACTGACTCAGAAATCTTTTGATACATATTCAAGTGGAAACAAAGAAAATTGTATCATAGTAATCGATTCAAGTGTTAAGACTCCAGAAGGTTTAAATGTAGTAAAACTTCCTATTCTTGAAACAGCTAAGGAAAAAGTAGGAAACTCAATAGTTGCAAACATTGTATCTCTAGGTGCCATACAGGCAGCTACAAATATTGTAGACAGAGATGTTCTAGAAGAGACTATCCTTGGAAGAGTTCCTGCCCATGTAAAAGAATTAAATAAAAAGGCATTCCAGTCTGGTATTGATTTAGTTAAATTATAAATCTTATATTACTTTGAATCCAAAGAAAAAAGGACTTTAAAAAGTCCTTTTTTCTATCTTATTAATTACTCTTCTGCCACTGGAATACTTAAAGATACTGTAGTACCTTTATCTTTTTCACTAAATACCTGGAGACCATATTCTTCTCCAAAAATACCCTTTAATCTCATATCTACATTTTTAAACCCAACCGAGTCCCCTGTGTTTAAATCTCCATATAATAAGTCATCTAATTTATTTTTATCGATTCCCACGCCATCATCAGAAATTTCTAAATTTACAACATTAGAATTTTTATGCCCAAACACTTTAACTATCCCGCCATTTTTTTTAGGAAGTATACCATGTTTAATTGCATTTTCTACAATCGGTTGGAGCGTCAAAGGTGGCAGAAAACAATTTAAATTTTCAGGCACATCATAAATCACTTTAAGCTTTTCTTCAAATCTAGCCATTTCTATATATACATATGATTTTACGTGATTAATTTCAGTCTGAAGATCAACCATATCTTTTCTTAAATTAAGGGATCTTCTGTAAAAGTCACTCAAATGTATTATTAAATTTCTGGATTTTTCGACATCAATTCTACACAGAGATCCTATCACTGTGAGAGAATTAAATAAAAAATGAGGATTTATCTGTGCCTGAAGAATTTTTAATTCTGATTGCTCCAATAATTTCGAATCATTTTCAAGCTTGGTTAGAGTCAATTGAGTTGAAAATAATTTGGCTAATCCATTTCCAATTTCTAAATCTACAGAACTCATAGACCTAGATAACTTTTTATATAATTCAAGAATTCCAATAACTTTTCCATTTTCTTTTAGAGGCAACATAAGAAGAGTATATGGTGTTTTTTTCTCGTTTTTTATATCTATGTATACATCAACAACAAGAGGTTTACCACTCTCAGTTACATAAGCGATATTAGTAAGTTCTTCTTTGATCTCATCTTTTATTCCAAAACCAGTATGAGCTACTAAAACTCCAGACTCCATTATCCTAACTATATCAAATTCAGTCATTTCGTATATGACTTCAGATACCTTTTTTACATTGTCAGAACATAAACCATTTTTTAAAAACGGTAAAGCTTTATCAACTGTTTTAAGAGTGAGATTTGATTGATAGGCTATCATTTTTTCCTGTTCTTTAAATATATTTTCAATTATCATAAACAAAAGTGCCAGTCCAACTGAATTAATGATTATCATAGGCAGCCAGACATTACTGACAAATTCCAGAGCTTTTTCAAAGGGTTTAGAAATCAAAAGAACAGAGACTTTTCTCATTAGTTCTGCTATTGTTCCAGTCAGTGCTGCATAGACCCATTTATTGTTTCTGTTACGTATAAAAACACCCATCACACCTGCCATAAGACCTTCAAATATAGTAGATACAGCACAGGCAAGACCTGTAAACTCCCCACTTTTTATAAGACCTCTGTGTACACCAGCAATCACACCAGATAACAGACCTACGAAGGGACCCCCTATAAGTCCACCTGTAGCCACACCTATAATCCGTGTATTTATAAGTCCGCCATAATATTCAAAACTAAAATACGTTCCCACTATACCAAAAATTCCAAAAACAATTGACAATAATATTTTATCAGATAAATTGATATTTTTTTTGGCAACTAAACTTCTAAAGGGTTTTAATCTCGATAATACAAAGGCAAATATAAATAAAATCCCTAATTTATTTCCAAGCAAAGTTATTAAATCCAGCTCCATTTTAGACCCCTTTCAAAAATTAACATCAATTGCAATTACTCAATATATTACTCTATAGCCTAATTATATCATAATATTCGTATAAATGCTTTTTTAGGTCTCCCCGATAAAAAAACCTTCCTAATTAACCTTTTAATAATTAGGAAGGTTGATATTTTTATATTTAATAATTCTTACCTAAGATCATGTATATCAGGTGATTAGTAACCTCTATACTGTCTCCAGAACAGTAATTTTTCCTATACTCATCTTCTAGCCTGTTAAATTTGTCCCGGGTAAAAGGTTTACTATTGGACAAAGCACTATTGGCACCTATACCCTTTATCATTTTTAAAAAATCCATCACGCAGTGATAATTTTCCTTTATCCTTTCCTCTTCAGCAGCAAGTATCTTGTATTTGTCATCCAAAACTTTTTTTAGATCTTCAAGGGATATGAAGTTTTGCGAATATTCCAAGTCTGGATCAATGGACTTAAGACTTTCCCTTAGCTCAAAGTATGTATCCTTACCAAAGGTTGAAAATAAAATGAGCCCACCAGGTTTGAGAAAAGAGTCTAAATGATCAAACAGCCCCTTTTTATTTTGTATCCACTGAAATGTAGCATTGGAGAAAATAAGATCATATTTTTTTTGAGGTTGATATTTTTCAATATCCTCCACTATAAAATTCAAATTTTCTTTAGAACCTATTTTATCCTTGACATTTTTTATCATATCATGAGATATGTCTAAAAAATCTATGTTTGAATTAGGAAATTTATTCAGTATTTTTTCTGAAAATATACCTGTTCCGCATCCTATCTCAAGTATATTAAAAACTTCTTCTGAATCTTCAATAAATATGCCTAATTTATCAGCCATGTGTCTTTGGATTAAAGCGTATTCGTCATAGGTTTTAGCACCTTTGGAAAAATTTCGATTCACTTTTTTCTTATCAATCATAGGTATTCCCCTTTTCTAAATTATGACCACATTTTTTTTATATTTTCAATGAATGCAAAATCTTCTTCAGCAGTTCTTCCCTTAACTGTAAGATAACCTCCTACGAGCATCCCATTAGCACCACTCATAAAAGCCATCCCCATAAAGTCTTTTAAGATTCCTTCTCTTCCTGCGCCTATTTTAATAACTTTATCTTTGAATATTATCCTGTAAACAGCTATAGTTTTGAGTATTTCATCCATAGAAAGGTGTTCTCTGTCTCCTAAAGGCGTCCCCTCTATAGGATTCAAAATATTTATAGGTATCCCGTCTACCTCCAACTCTTTTAGTGTAAAGGCCATGTCTATCCTGTCCTCCCAGGTCTCACCCATGCCGATTATACCGCCACTGCATACTTCCATACCTATTTTCTTAGCAGCTTTTATAGTTTCTAGTCTGTCATCTATCTTATGTGTTGTTGCCACTATTTTGTTGTAAGCACTTATAGAAGTCTGCATGTTGCTATGAAACCTAGTTACACCAGTATCTTTCAGTTCTTTTAGTTCATTTTCATCAAGGAGACCTATAGAACAGCAGATATTTGTATTTATGTTTTCTTCTTTAGCATCTCTTACAAAATCTTTTATACTGTCAAATTCTTCAGATCCTTTTTTTATACTTCTTCCACTTGTTACCAGTCCAAATTTACTGCTTCCAAGCTGTTCTGCTCTTTTATATTCAGACATGAGAGTGTCTTTTTCTTTCAAATCATAGGTTGTAAGGTTGGTATTATAGTGAGCCGACTGGGCACAAAATTTACAGTCTTCTTCACATTCTCCTGATTTTGCATTGGAAATGGTACAGGTATGAATGGTGTTTCCACAATATTTTTCTCTTATTTCATTTGCAACGGAAAAAAGCTCATTTAATTTGGATCCTTTTACTTTAAAAAGCTCTAAGGCTTCCTCTTTTGTTATATCTTCATTTATAAATCTCTTTAAATTCATAAGTTCCCAACGACTCCTTCACAGTTTAAAAAAATTCCCTCAAAAGAGCCCTTAAAGCTGCATTTGAGGGAATCTGTAAATTTTATCCAAATAATGAAAGTAGTACACCTGCAGATACTGCAGATCCTATTACTCCTGCAACGTTTGGTCCCATTGCATGCATCAGTAGGAAGTTTGATGGGTCAGCTTTCTGTCCCACTACCTGTGATACCCTTGCTGCCATTGGTACTGCAGATACTCCTGCAGATCCTAGTAATGGATTTATAGGGGTCTTGCTCATCTTATTCATAAGCTTAGCAAGAAGTACTCCTGATCCTGTTCCTATTCCAAAGGCAACTACTCCTAGTGCTAGGATAGCTAGAGTTTCTACTTTTAGGAAGGCTTCAGCTGTTGCTGTTGCTCCAACTGTTACACCTAGGAAGATTGTGATAATGTTGATAAGCGCATTCTTTGCTGTATCTTCTAGTCTTCCTACTACTCCACATTCTCTGAATAGGTTTCCAAGCATTAACATTCCGATTAGAGTTGCTGC is drawn from Ilyobacter polytropus DSM 2926 and contains these coding sequences:
- a CDS encoding 2-oxoacid:ferredoxin oxidoreductase subunit beta — translated: MDTCKNKSYYREDKLPHIWCPGCAHGIVMHALVNAIENIGLNKDDVCVVSGIGCSSRAPGYLDFNTLHTTHGRSLAFATGIKMAKPGMKVIALGGDGDFTAIGGNHLIHAARRNIDIAAIIFNNNIYGMTGGQFSPTTPVGDYATTTPTGNIDPNFDIVKLVDGAGASYVARGTAYHFDALVKLFENAINHKGFSLVEAVSTCPTSYGRKNKGFKGNPAAMLKYMRDNTVPVAAVAKLPKEKVEGKLVIGEFKNEQRPEYTEEYQKIIDKVRGV
- a CDS encoding 2-oxoacid:acceptor oxidoreductase family protein, which codes for MAKEIRLSGSGGQGLILAGIILAEAALHQGKVAVQSQSYGPEARGGASKSEVIISDTEILYPKVNHSDIFLSLTQKSFDTYSSGNKENCIIVIDSSVKTPEGLNVVKLPILETAKEKVGNSIVANIVSLGAIQAATNIVDRDVLEETILGRVPAHVKELNKKAFQSGIDLVKL
- a CDS encoding LytS/YhcK type 5TM receptor domain-containing protein, whose translation is MELDLITLLGNKLGILFIFAFVLSRLKPFRSLVAKKNINLSDKILLSIVFGIFGIVGTYFSFEYYGGLINTRIIGVATGGLIGGPFVGLLSGVIAGVHRGLIKSGEFTGLACAVSTIFEGLMAGVMGVFIRNRNNKWVYAALTGTIAELMRKVSVLLISKPFEKALEFVSNVWLPMIIINSVGLALLFMIIENIFKEQEKMIAYQSNLTLKTVDKALPFLKNGLCSDNVKKVSEVIYEMTEFDIVRIMESGVLVAHTGFGIKDEIKEELTNIAYVTESGKPLVVDVYIDIKNEKKTPYTLLMLPLKENGKVIGILELYKKLSRSMSSVDLEIGNGLAKLFSTQLTLTKLENDSKLLEQSELKILQAQINPHFLFNSLTVIGSLCRIDVEKSRNLIIHLSDFYRRSLNLRKDMVDLQTEINHVKSYVYIEMARFEEKLKVIYDVPENLNCFLPPLTLQPIVENAIKHGILPKKNGGIVKVFGHKNSNVVNLEISDDGVGIDKNKLDDLLYGDLNTGDSVGFKNVDMRLKGIFGEEYGLQVFSEKDKGTTVSLSIPVAEE
- the bioC gene encoding malonyl-ACP O-methyltransferase BioC, with protein sequence MIDKKKVNRNFSKGAKTYDEYALIQRHMADKLGIFIEDSEEVFNILEIGCGTGIFSEKILNKFPNSNIDFLDISHDMIKNVKDKIGSKENLNFIVEDIEKYQPQKKYDLIFSNATFQWIQNKKGLFDHLDSFLKPGGLILFSTFGKDTYFELRESLKSIDPDLEYSQNFISLEDLKKVLDDKYKILAAEEERIKENYHCVMDFLKMIKGIGANSALSNSKPFTRDKFNRLEDEYRKNYCSGDSIEVTNHLIYMILGKNY
- the bioB gene encoding biotin synthase BioB codes for the protein MNLKRFINEDITKEEALELFKVKGSKLNELFSVANEIREKYCGNTIHTCTISNAKSGECEEDCKFCAQSAHYNTNLTTYDLKEKDTLMSEYKRAEQLGSSKFGLVTSGRSIKKGSEEFDSIKDFVRDAKEENINTNICCSIGLLDENELKELKDTGVTRFHSNMQTSISAYNKIVATTHKIDDRLETIKAAKKIGMEVCSGGIIGMGETWEDRIDMAFTLKELEVDGIPINILNPIEGTPLGDREHLSMDEILKTIAVYRIIFKDKVIKIGAGREGILKDFMGMAFMSGANGMLVGGYLTVKGRTAEEDFAFIENIKKMWS